Proteins from one Synergistaceae bacterium genomic window:
- a CDS encoding Rrf2 family transcriptional regulator, protein MRISTKGRYALRMLLDLAEHGNDDFVALRDVAERQGISKNYLEQIITLLKNADVLKTARGFQGGYKLAKTPDFYTVGSILRLTEGSLAPVACVEDDEVCNRSNECMTLKVWQGLGKVITDYLDGITLQDMLDEHHKQDGGQYYI, encoded by the coding sequence GTGAGGATATCGACGAAAGGCCGCTACGCTCTGCGGATGCTTTTAGATTTGGCGGAGCACGGAAACGACGATTTCGTGGCTTTGAGGGACGTGGCAGAAAGACAGGGCATTTCCAAAAATTACCTCGAACAAATTATAACGCTTTTGAAAAACGCCGACGTTTTGAAAACGGCCCGAGGTTTTCAAGGTGGCTACAAACTCGCGAAAACCCCTGACTTCTACACTGTGGGATCCATCCTTCGGTTGACAGAGGGCAGCCTGGCCCCCGTGGCCTGTGTGGAAGACGACGAGGTTTGTAACCGCAGCAACGAATGTATGACATTGAAGGTCTGGCAGGGATTAGGCAAGGTTATCACGGACTATCTAGATGGCATCACCCTCCAAGATATGCTAGACGAACACCACAAACAAGATGGTGGACAATATTACATATGA